Proteins encoded by one window of Kwoniella dejecticola CBS 10117 chromosome 7, complete sequence:
- a CDS encoding phosphatidylserine decarboxylase → MIIRHSSRALVQSAIPLRFARLSPARPPRSRAIAPLTSARWNSNTPKRPFTPREVKESEGSSSKGKPLNEKVAQAWSTPTRWYPIPIALGALVLLAVQYRKSTRDDIEVESQGEGGAVVKKGGKRVDGPWQVRVLGALPLRSLSQLWGYLNGLVLPVWFRPFGFKLYATIFGCNLDEVPKDLKEYESLGDFFYREMKEGQRPISDAPMVSPADGRVLHFGEIVGSRVEQVKGITYSLEALLGSESSIHGDTQSITNKGEVVDEKHFANINDISYSLSSLLGRDSGSGETKSYEDASLPQTSDREADASHPEKGPERTIHDGKVAKVLGKLAWFGNKTSSKSELPKITTPENKLYFMVVYLAPGDYHRFHSPTTWIVERRRHFTGDLFSVSPYIANRMKDLFVLNERVALLGRWKYGFYSMVPVGATNVGSIRINFDEALRTNTRKITHPPHTYAEAVYSSASSVVNGQPLLTGEEMGGFKLGSTIVMVFEAPKNFKFEVEAGQKVKMGQTLGKLEGEDE, encoded by the exons ATGATCATCCGCCACTCAAGTAGAGCCCTGGTCCAATCAGCTATACCTCTTCGATTCGCTCGCCTTTCCCCAGCCCGTCCCCCTCGTTCACGTGCAATCGCGCCTCTGACATCTGCCCGATGGAACTCTAATACACCCAAAAGGCCGTTCACACCTCGCGAAGTCAAAGAGAGTGAGGGATCGTCGAGCAAGGGGAAACCGTTGAACG AGAAAGTAGCTCAAGCTTGGTCTACGCCCACTCGATGGTATCCTATTCCTATCGCACTCGGCGCATTGGTCTTGCTAGCTGTACAATATCGGAAATCTACAAGAGACGATATAGAGGTCGAGTCGCAAGGCGAAGGTGGGGCCGTGGTCAAGAAGGGAGGTAAGAGAGTCGATGGACCCTGGCAA GTTCGAGTGTTAGGTGCACTTCCGCTCCGATCGTTGTCGCAATTATGGGGGTACCTCAACGGCCTTGTCTTGCCGGTATGGTTCCGACCTTTCGGATTCAAGTTGTACGCTACGATATTTGGATGTAATCTGGACGAAGTAccgaaagatctgaaagaaTACGAGAGTTTAGGGGATTTCTTCTATAgggagatgaaagaaggtcaaagacCCATATCCGATGCTCCTATG GTCTCGCCAGCAGACGGACGAGTGTTACATTTCGGTGAAATCGTAGGATCCAGGGTCGAGCAAGTCAAGGGAATAACCTATTCGCTCGAAGCCTTGCTTGGGTCTGAGTCCAGCATACATGGAGATACTCAGTCAATCACCAACAAGGGCGAAGTAGTCGACGAAAAACATTTCGCCAACATCAACGATATCTCTTACTCCCTTTCTTCGCTACTAGGCCGCGACTCTGGATCTGGCGAGACGAAGTCATACGAGGACGCCTCATTACCCCAGACAAGCGATAGAGAAGCCGATGCGTCTCATCCGGAGAAAGGTCCAGAACGGACTATCCACGATGGGAAAGTTGCCAAAGTGTTGGGCAAGTTAGCTTGGTTCGGAAATAAGACGTCCTCCAAGAGCGAGTTGCCTAAAATCACAACGCCAGAGAACAAGTTGTATTTCATGGTCGTCTACCTCGCGCCCGGGGATTATCACCGATTCCATTCGCCGACAACTTGGATCGTGGAGCGTCGAAGGCATTTCACGGGGGATCTTTTCTCAGTTTCTCCCTACATTGCTAATAGGATGAAAGATCTATTTGTGCTGAATGAACGAGTGGCCTTACTCGGACGCTGGAAATACGGATTCTACTCGATGGTACCTGTAGGAGCTACGAATGTGGGATCGATAAGGATCAACTTCGATGAAGCCCTCCGAACGAACACGAGGAAGATCACTCATCCCCCGCACACGTATGCGGAAGCGGTATACTCGTCGGCGAGCTCGGTGGTAAATGGCCAGCCGCTCTTGACGGGGGAAGAGATGGGAGGGTTCAAGCTTGGAAGTACGATAGTGATGGTCTTTGAGGCGCCGAAGAACTTCAAGTTCGAGGTGGAGGCTGGAcagaaggtcaagatgggtCAAACCCTCGGTAAattggaaggagaagacgagtAA